The following are encoded in a window of Algiphilus aromaticivorans DG1253 genomic DNA:
- a CDS encoding MgtC/SapB family protein, which produces MARDGMPIGHHRDMNAALAATDLRDLAIALALGLLIGLERGWRERNAGEGERVAGIRTFALLGLLGGSVMMLARESSLLLPAAFLGLALLLVVAHRYEVRRDNDAGITTMVAALLTFALGALVVAGFALVAVAVAVISVFILDAKTRLHGWLTRLSESELLAIFKLLLISVVALPLLPNRGFGPGGVLNPFEIWWLVVLIAALSSVGYFAMRLVGTGRGLLLTGALGGLASSTALTLSFARLHRRSPALVAPLSVGILLACAMMFPRVWIETVLVAPELAPGLVAPLLVMTLLPAASLFFVTSGPASQTSRPAEALSNPFEMRAALQFGLLLTAVMLLSHFGREIFGDLGVYIVAIIAAVGDVDAITLSMARQSSRGLDAEVAQRAIVLSAAVNTVTKGVIAALVGGAHLWRSVALPLVISAVSGVTVVLLF; this is translated from the coding sequence ATGGCCCGCGACGGCATGCCCATCGGGCATCATCGCGACATGAATGCTGCGCTCGCCGCTACGGATCTCCGCGACCTGGCCATTGCGCTGGCGCTTGGCCTGCTGATCGGTCTGGAGCGGGGTTGGCGAGAGCGCAATGCAGGGGAAGGCGAGCGCGTGGCCGGCATTCGTACCTTCGCGCTGCTCGGATTGCTTGGCGGCAGCGTGATGATGCTCGCCCGCGAATCGAGCCTGCTGCTACCGGCGGCCTTCCTCGGCCTGGCGCTTCTGCTGGTGGTTGCGCATCGCTACGAGGTGCGCAGGGACAACGATGCCGGCATCACCACGATGGTTGCCGCGCTGCTGACCTTCGCGCTGGGCGCATTGGTCGTGGCGGGCTTCGCGCTCGTGGCGGTAGCGGTCGCCGTCATCAGCGTCTTCATCCTCGATGCCAAGACGCGCTTGCACGGCTGGCTGACACGCCTATCCGAGAGCGAGCTTCTTGCCATCTTCAAGCTCCTGCTGATATCCGTGGTGGCGCTGCCGCTGCTGCCGAATCGTGGCTTTGGCCCGGGCGGGGTGCTGAATCCCTTCGAGATCTGGTGGCTGGTGGTGTTGATCGCGGCGCTGTCGTCGGTCGGCTACTTCGCGATGCGTCTGGTCGGCACCGGCCGCGGTCTTCTGCTCACCGGGGCACTTGGCGGACTGGCTTCCTCGACCGCGCTGACTTTGAGCTTTGCGCGCTTGCATCGCCGCTCGCCCGCGCTGGTGGCGCCGTTGTCGGTGGGAATCCTGCTCGCCTGCGCGATGATGTTTCCGCGTGTCTGGATCGAGACGGTGCTGGTGGCTCCGGAGCTGGCGCCCGGGCTCGTGGCACCGCTGCTGGTGATGACCTTACTGCCGGCCGCGAGCCTGTTCTTCGTCACATCCGGGCCTGCCAGCCAGACGAGCCGCCCCGCCGAGGCGCTGAGCAATCCCTTCGAGATGCGCGCGGCGCTCCAGTTCGGCCTGTTGCTGACCGCGGTGATGCTGCTCAGCCACTTCGGGCGCGAGATCTTCGGTGATCTGGGCGTCTATATCGTGGCGATCATTGCCGCAGTCGGCGATGTCGACGCCATCACGCTGAGCATGGCGCGTCAATCCTCCCGCGGTCTCGATGCCGAAGTGGCCCAGCGCGCCATCGTGCTGTCGGCCGCAGTGAATACGGTTACGAAGGGCGTCATCGCCGCACTGGTGGGCGGCGCACACTTGTGGCGAAGCGTTGCGCTGCCACTCGTGATTTCGGCTGTCAGCGGCGTGACCGTCGTGCTTCTGTTCTGA
- a CDS encoding LuxR C-terminal-related transcriptional regulator, which yields MIRTLDHAFRPQAQASLEAAPRRVRGQKHDKNYTYILEWLDQLASNDEPVILVFDDYEVVNDAAVHELLDNLIKSYIPNVHTIVLSRGVPPLSLSALRHRQQLYEIGRRELAFTKDEIEVFLNRQYSIEVTPRNLEVIEARTEGWPVAVQLVGLVLSHRSDATGFIEGLSGSDVDVADFLSAEVLSRQSPDITDFLLRISPLSRVSAELCVAVIGSPHAPKLLDCAVRSNLLLFPVDRNNTWFRFHPLFREFLEGQLLQHPEISRDKILRAAMSWCKQNDLPADAINYALELTDSTQAAQLVTEYAERFVYTTGDHSLFLAWMEQLKSYPKKYAFDLRYWQAWALTISHRTRDAERALKDIEKSYARESPRNQTRMRRARIEIIRILLYVFTDRWVDCINAATEWLAIYQDDDAFDTCSIATALAAASCTTGEFAMGRSALQTARYAVEAAHSPYAESWVGVIEGHLAMSLGDFRVARSVLMHQFECTSRALGYSSSALSTVSLLLAGACYELGDLEHAKKYLKFGLPHINDHGLIESAASGFRVMIRTREKSDGLEAALEAYRDCERHSRAYGARLALMLMNEYVCLVLRHARVDKAVEETGFDGNSFASDYFVAREGEDELCGLVRALISARVLIASNQSESALRVLSPALATASRTNRRAYKVELLILRSRAEYVEGNDQRARRTLLEAMTEAAPLGMTQVFLDEGAELRPLLDPVMPMFAQLPDASESFINAMRAFSASAKRKDGNRSSSSCVPEELSSREVQILQLLESGLTNEEVASRLFLSPKTIKWHLYNAYQKLGVKNRTGALAKAREGGMV from the coding sequence ATGATCCGGACCCTTGATCATGCCTTCCGGCCCCAGGCGCAGGCATCCCTAGAAGCAGCACCGCGACGCGTCCGAGGACAGAAGCACGATAAGAATTACACCTACATACTGGAATGGCTCGATCAGCTCGCCAGTAATGACGAGCCGGTCATACTCGTATTCGACGATTACGAAGTAGTCAATGACGCGGCGGTCCACGAGCTTCTGGACAACCTGATCAAGAGCTATATTCCGAACGTCCACACTATCGTGCTGAGCCGAGGAGTTCCTCCTTTATCGTTGTCGGCGCTGCGACATCGGCAACAGTTGTACGAAATCGGACGACGCGAACTCGCGTTCACCAAGGACGAGATCGAGGTGTTCCTCAACAGGCAGTATTCGATCGAAGTCACTCCCCGCAATCTCGAGGTCATTGAAGCGAGGACGGAAGGCTGGCCCGTGGCGGTGCAATTGGTTGGGCTGGTGCTGTCGCACCGAAGTGATGCGACCGGGTTCATTGAGGGTCTCTCCGGTAGCGACGTGGACGTGGCGGATTTCCTGAGCGCCGAGGTCCTGTCACGTCAGTCGCCGGATATAACGGATTTCCTGTTGCGGATCTCACCGCTGTCGAGGGTTAGCGCAGAACTCTGCGTCGCGGTTATCGGGTCTCCGCATGCGCCGAAGCTGCTCGATTGCGCGGTGCGCTCCAACCTCCTCTTGTTTCCGGTAGACAGAAACAATACTTGGTTCCGCTTCCACCCCCTTTTCCGGGAGTTTCTTGAGGGCCAGCTACTGCAGCATCCCGAGATATCGCGGGACAAAATCCTGCGGGCAGCGATGAGTTGGTGTAAGCAGAACGATTTACCCGCTGATGCAATCAATTACGCGTTGGAATTGACCGATTCCACCCAGGCCGCGCAGCTGGTGACCGAATATGCGGAACGCTTCGTATATACCACTGGCGATCATTCCCTGTTCCTGGCTTGGATGGAGCAGCTCAAGTCCTACCCGAAGAAATACGCCTTCGACCTGAGGTACTGGCAAGCGTGGGCGCTGACAATATCGCATCGTACTCGGGATGCGGAGCGCGCGCTAAAGGATATCGAGAAGTCCTACGCGAGGGAGTCACCAAGAAACCAAACCCGAATGCGGAGAGCGCGTATTGAAATTATCCGCATTCTGCTTTACGTGTTCACGGATCGATGGGTGGACTGCATCAATGCTGCAACGGAATGGCTCGCCATCTATCAGGATGACGATGCATTCGATACTTGCTCGATAGCTACAGCACTGGCAGCCGCGTCGTGTACTACGGGCGAGTTCGCGATGGGGCGGAGCGCGCTGCAGACCGCTCGCTATGCGGTGGAGGCCGCCCATAGCCCCTATGCGGAGTCTTGGGTCGGCGTTATCGAGGGACATCTCGCGATGTCCTTGGGGGATTTCCGCGTGGCGCGTTCCGTCCTGATGCATCAGTTCGAGTGCACTAGTCGGGCGCTGGGCTATTCCTCCAGCGCGCTATCTACGGTGAGTCTCCTGCTTGCAGGGGCATGCTATGAACTGGGCGACCTGGAGCATGCAAAAAAGTATCTCAAGTTCGGGCTGCCGCATATCAACGATCACGGGCTTATAGAGAGCGCTGCCTCGGGCTTTCGCGTAATGATCCGCACGAGGGAGAAAAGCGACGGGCTGGAGGCTGCTTTGGAGGCGTACCGCGATTGTGAGCGGCATTCTCGTGCCTACGGGGCTCGCTTGGCGCTTATGCTCATGAACGAGTACGTATGTCTGGTGCTTCGACACGCAAGGGTGGACAAAGCGGTAGAGGAAACGGGTTTTGACGGCAACTCCTTTGCAAGCGACTACTTCGTGGCCCGCGAAGGGGAGGATGAGTTGTGCGGATTGGTGCGAGCGCTGATCTCTGCACGTGTGCTTATCGCGTCGAATCAATCGGAGTCGGCGCTCAGAGTGCTGTCTCCGGCACTGGCAACCGCATCTCGCACGAATCGACGAGCTTACAAGGTGGAGCTACTCATCCTGCGAAGCCGCGCTGAGTACGTGGAGGGCAATGATCAGAGAGCGCGACGTACGTTGCTGGAGGCGATGACAGAAGCTGCCCCCCTCGGAATGACACAGGTCTTTCTGGACGAAGGCGCCGAGTTGCGTCCCTTGCTTGACCCCGTTATGCCCATGTTTGCGCAGTTGCCGGATGCCAGTGAGAGCTTCATCAATGCGATGAGGGCCTTTTCCGCGAGCGCGAAACGGAAGGACGGTAATCGGAGTAGTAGCTCTTGTGTACCTGAGGAGCTTTCCTCGCGCGAGGTACAGATTCTGCAGTTGCTGGAGTCGGGTCTTACCAATGAAGAGGTTGCGTCGCGCCTTTTCCTGTCTCCTAAAACCATAAAGTGGCACCTATATAACGCTTACCAGAAGCTCGGAGTGAAGAACAGGACTGGGGCGCTCGCAAAGGCTAGGGAGGGAGGAATGGTCTGA
- a CDS encoding M48 family metallopeptidase, whose protein sequence is MQVEHKAVRYLRLRVRHDGQTRVSAPLRVSQAEVRAFLDERADWIQRQQQRLAATPRSAGFALADGECLPFAGGPLTLCVSEGRPACWREADTLQLRVPAAHDVAARRECLLGWYRAQLAEVLEQRMPHWAAHMGLALPEWHIRNMATRWGSCNPTRGRINIALRLMAQPSACLDYVIVHELAHLRVAGHNPAFWETVAGAMPEWRSAHDHLRTGSGEPGLWR, encoded by the coding sequence GTGCAGGTGGAGCACAAGGCGGTGCGCTATTTGCGTCTGCGCGTACGGCACGATGGGCAGACGCGCGTAAGCGCGCCGCTGCGTGTATCGCAGGCCGAAGTGCGGGCCTTCCTCGACGAGCGCGCGGACTGGATCCAGCGCCAGCAGCAGCGCCTGGCGGCCACGCCGCGGTCGGCCGGCTTTGCACTCGCCGACGGCGAGTGCCTGCCCTTCGCCGGCGGGCCGCTGACCCTCTGCGTGTCCGAAGGACGGCCGGCTTGCTGGCGCGAGGCCGACACGCTACAGCTGCGCGTGCCGGCGGCGCATGATGTCGCGGCGCGCCGCGAGTGCCTGCTCGGCTGGTACCGGGCTCAGCTCGCCGAGGTTCTGGAGCAACGTATGCCGCATTGGGCGGCGCATATGGGGCTGGCGCTTCCGGAGTGGCACATCCGCAACATGGCGACCCGCTGGGGCAGCTGCAATCCGACACGTGGCCGAATCAATATCGCACTGCGCCTGATGGCGCAGCCCTCAGCTTGTCTCGACTACGTCATCGTGCACGAGCTGGCGCATCTGCGCGTGGCTGGCCACAACCCGGCCTTCTGGGAGACGGTGGCAGGCGCGATGCCGGAATGGCGTTCGGCGCACGATCACTTGCGCACCGGCAGCGGCGAACCGGGTCTCTGGCGCTAG
- the fdxA gene encoding ferredoxin FdxA — protein sequence MTFVVTDNCVKCKYTDCVEVCPVDCFHEGPNFLVIDPVECIDCTLCEPECPASAIYPDDDVPEEQAHFIELNAELAKEWPVIAEQKDPPPDAEEWDGKPDKLDLLEREWPEDA from the coding sequence ATGACCTTCGTTGTCACCGATAACTGCGTCAAGTGCAAGTACACCGACTGCGTGGAAGTCTGCCCGGTGGATTGCTTCCACGAAGGCCCGAACTTCCTCGTCATCGACCCCGTGGAATGCATCGACTGCACGCTGTGCGAGCCCGAGTGCCCGGCCAGCGCCATCTATCCCGACGATGACGTACCCGAAGAGCAGGCGCATTTCATCGAGCTCAATGCCGAGCTCGCCAAGGAATGGCCGGTCATCGCCGAGCAGAAGGACCCGCCGCCCGACGCCGAGGAATGGGACGGCAAGCCCGACAAGCTCGATCTGCTGGAACGCGAATGGCCGGAGGACGCATGA
- a CDS encoding BCCT family transporter, whose protein sequence is MKARLQNFFSTVNPTVFTISGSVVLAFLLFGATMPETASAAFSALHAFITEYLGWSYLVAVTGFLAFLIWLAFSRYGSVRLGMPDDRPEFGFLAWFAMLFSAGMGIGLVFWSVAEPILHFQSPPSGEGGTPEAARQAMVYTFFHWGLHAWAVYVVLGVSVAYFSFRHGLPLTIRSIFYPMLGDRIYGPIGHAIDILAVFGTLFGLATSLGFGALQLNTGLNLLIGLPVAPGYQVGIIACITGVAVMSVISGLGRGLKWLSVFNLVLALVVLAFVLIAGPTLFILRFLLDATGEYFQQLIALSLRADAFNSSAWQKEWTMFYWAWWIAWSPFVGIFIARISRGRTIRQFIGGVLAMPSLFVFFWMATFGGTALDLQLSGAADIASAVAADTTVALYVTLEQLPLATISSGLATLLIATYFITSSDSGTHVVDALISRGSKRSPRRQRVIWGLTEGAVAATLLLVGGQQALDSLQTASITAGLPVAVILLFCCINLTRALRREYRVEGVDPS, encoded by the coding sequence ATGAAGGCGCGCCTCCAGAACTTCTTCTCCACCGTCAATCCGACCGTCTTCACGATATCGGGGAGCGTGGTGCTCGCCTTCCTGCTCTTCGGCGCGACGATGCCGGAGACCGCCAGCGCGGCCTTCTCCGCGCTGCATGCTTTCATCACCGAGTATCTCGGCTGGAGCTACCTGGTCGCGGTCACCGGCTTTCTGGCCTTTCTGATCTGGCTCGCGTTCAGCCGCTACGGCAGCGTTCGGCTCGGCATGCCGGACGACCGTCCGGAATTCGGCTTTCTGGCGTGGTTCGCCATGCTTTTCAGCGCCGGCATGGGCATCGGGCTGGTCTTCTGGAGCGTGGCCGAGCCCATCCTGCACTTCCAGTCCCCACCCTCCGGTGAGGGCGGTACGCCGGAAGCCGCGCGTCAGGCGATGGTCTATACCTTCTTCCACTGGGGATTGCACGCCTGGGCGGTCTACGTCGTGCTCGGCGTCTCGGTGGCCTATTTCAGCTTCCGGCACGGCCTGCCACTGACCATCCGTTCGATCTTCTATCCCATGCTGGGCGACCGCATCTACGGCCCGATCGGTCACGCCATCGACATCCTGGCTGTCTTCGGCACCCTATTCGGCCTGGCGACCTCGCTCGGATTCGGGGCCCTGCAGCTCAACACCGGCCTGAACCTGCTGATCGGCCTTCCGGTAGCCCCCGGCTACCAGGTTGGCATCATCGCCTGCATCACTGGCGTGGCCGTCATGTCGGTGATCTCAGGGCTCGGCCGCGGCCTGAAATGGTTGAGCGTCTTCAATCTCGTTCTGGCGCTGGTGGTGCTCGCCTTCGTGCTCATCGCCGGACCGACCCTCTTCATCCTGCGTTTCCTGCTGGATGCCACCGGCGAGTACTTCCAGCAGCTGATCGCCCTGAGCTTGCGCGCGGACGCCTTCAACAGCTCGGCCTGGCAGAAGGAATGGACCATGTTCTACTGGGCCTGGTGGATTGCCTGGTCCCCCTTCGTGGGCATCTTCATCGCGCGCATCTCACGCGGACGCACCATCCGCCAGTTCATCGGCGGCGTCCTGGCCATGCCCAGCCTCTTCGTCTTCTTCTGGATGGCGACCTTCGGGGGCACCGCACTCGACCTCCAGCTGTCCGGCGCCGCCGACATCGCCTCGGCGGTTGCGGCCGATACCACCGTGGCGCTCTACGTCACGCTGGAGCAGCTGCCACTGGCCACCATCAGCTCAGGGCTCGCCACCTTGCTGATCGCTACCTACTTCATCACCTCATCGGATTCAGGCACACACGTGGTCGATGCGCTGATTTCGCGCGGCAGCAAGCGCTCGCCGCGCCGTCAGCGCGTGATCTGGGGGCTGACCGAAGGCGCAGTTGCGGCGACCCTGCTGCTGGTGGGCGGGCAGCAGGCGCTGGACAGCCTGCAGACCGCTTCGATCACAGCCGGCCTGCCGGTCGCAGTGATTCTGCTCTTCTGCTGTATCAATCTGACGCGCGCCCTGCGACGCGAATACCGCGTGGAGGGCGTCGACCCCTCCTAG
- a CDS encoding universal stress protein, with protein sequence MTGIKRVLFATDFSEASAPAQTRAVQLARQHGAELHVLNVQVASPTMFIPEHATAADVIEQAQKEDARRRMDQLIQNIGVPVVQEIRFARGAAATVAAYAEENGIDLIVAGSHGHSGIRNLIVGSEARDLARSAPVSTLIVRSDGSGDDQPFQRVLAPLDFSAASAAALKQAAAIASESKAELIALHVLNEWLLPPYYPISPEQIGREHAEEALESFLAEHPVQPDPIRAAVIGSPARAIVDTAGDRKADLIVMGSAGLSGWERFLLGSVTERVLSHAPCSVWIHRGD encoded by the coding sequence ATGACTGGCATCAAGCGCGTTCTTTTCGCAACCGATTTTTCGGAAGCCTCCGCGCCCGCGCAGACGCGCGCGGTCCAGCTTGCACGCCAGCATGGGGCGGAACTGCATGTCCTGAACGTGCAGGTTGCCTCGCCGACGATGTTCATTCCCGAACACGCCACGGCCGCGGATGTCATCGAGCAGGCGCAGAAGGAGGATGCGCGCCGGCGCATGGACCAGCTCATCCAGAACATCGGCGTGCCGGTGGTTCAGGAGATCCGCTTCGCGCGTGGCGCAGCAGCCACGGTGGCGGCCTATGCCGAAGAAAACGGCATCGATCTGATTGTCGCCGGCAGCCACGGCCACAGCGGCATCCGCAATCTGATCGTCGGATCGGAGGCACGCGACCTGGCGCGCAGCGCACCTGTGTCCACGCTCATCGTGCGCTCGGATGGCAGCGGCGACGACCAGCCCTTCCAGCGGGTGCTGGCGCCGCTCGACTTCTCCGCAGCCTCGGCCGCAGCATTGAAGCAGGCGGCGGCCATCGCTTCCGAATCGAAAGCCGAGCTGATTGCGCTGCATGTCCTCAATGAGTGGCTGCTGCCTCCCTACTACCCGATCAGTCCCGAGCAGATCGGCCGCGAGCACGCCGAGGAGGCACTGGAAAGCTTTCTGGCCGAGCACCCCGTACAGCCGGACCCGATCCGGGCCGCCGTCATCGGATCACCGGCACGTGCCATCGTCGATACCGCCGGCGACCGCAAGGCAGACCTCATCGTCATGGGCAGCGCCGGACTCAGCGGCTGGGAGCGCTTTCTGCTCGGCAGTGTCACCGAGCGCGTCCTCAGTCACGCGCCTTGCTCTGTGTGGATTCATCGCGGCGACTGA
- a CDS encoding universal stress protein — MKGIQRILFATDFSEASASAQARAVQLARDHGAELHVLHVQVASPTMYMPEFGTVEGYIDERQKEEARSRMDSLVQNIGVPVTQAMRFDLGAAPAVTAYAEEHDIDLIVAGSHGRSGVKKLFLGSEAQDLVRSAPVATLIVPLDDPATPTERFRRVLAPVDLSQPSRSALETAAAIAHKHGAELVALHAVDDWFLPPHYPMSLENIQHEHAATALDNFLASVELPVAPKRSVVAGSPARTIVDTARQHGVDLIVMATAGLGSWEHFFVGSVTERVLGHAPCAVWVCRAERESAPEKK; from the coding sequence ATGAAGGGCATCCAGCGCATCCTCTTCGCCACCGACTTTTCGGAGGCTTCCGCCAGCGCGCAGGCGCGCGCCGTGCAGCTGGCGCGCGATCACGGCGCTGAGCTGCATGTACTGCACGTCCAGGTCGCCTCACCGACCATGTACATGCCCGAGTTCGGCACCGTCGAGGGCTACATCGACGAGCGGCAGAAGGAAGAGGCGCGCAGCCGCATGGACAGCCTCGTCCAGAACATCGGCGTCCCGGTCACACAGGCCATGCGCTTCGATCTTGGCGCTGCGCCGGCCGTCACCGCCTACGCCGAGGAGCACGATATCGATCTCATCGTCGCCGGCAGCCACGGCCGAAGCGGCGTCAAGAAGCTGTTCCTCGGCTCGGAGGCGCAGGACCTGGTGCGATCGGCGCCGGTGGCCACGCTGATCGTGCCGCTGGATGATCCGGCCACCCCGACGGAGCGCTTCCGTCGCGTGCTCGCACCTGTGGATCTGTCGCAGCCCTCACGCAGCGCCCTGGAAACCGCAGCCGCCATCGCCCACAAGCATGGCGCGGAGCTGGTCGCGCTGCACGCCGTCGATGACTGGTTCCTGCCGCCGCACTACCCTATGAGCCTGGAGAACATCCAGCACGAGCACGCCGCCACCGCGCTGGACAACTTCCTCGCCAGCGTCGAGCTGCCGGTTGCCCCCAAGCGCAGCGTGGTGGCCGGCTCGCCGGCGCGCACGATCGTGGACACGGCGCGCCAGCATGGCGTCGACCTCATCGTCATGGCCACGGCCGGCCTCGGTTCCTGGGAGCACTTCTTCGTCGGCAGCGTTACCGAGCGTGTGCTCGGCCACGCGCCCTGCGCGGTCTGGGTCTGCCGTGCCGAGCGCGAATCGGCACCCGAGAAGAAGTGA
- the gdhA gene encoding NADP-specific glutamate dehydrogenase, whose amino-acid sequence MAHDTGQSHWEPAVRNNELSAFLEHVRHRDPDQPEFLQAVEEVMSSIWPFIDANPRYAENGLLERIVEPERIIQFRIAWCDDSGCTQVNRGWRVQHSSAIGPFKGGMRFHPQVTLSVLKFLAFEQTFKNALTTIPIGGAKGGADFDPKGKSPAEIMRFCQTLAIELHRHLGPQTDIPAGDIGVGAREVGYMAGMIKKLRNDASAFFTGKHPSHGGSLMRPEATGYGLVYFVEEMLEQHNRSLEGQRVLISGAGNVALHAAEKVMQLGGRVVTLSDSGGTLVVDDDTGITPTMLLDIHELKTQRYGRLADFAERHGLSFEALRRPWHVPGDVALPCATQNELQEDDAVTLVDNGVWLVAEGANMPTDSAAARRLHAAKVLYAPGKATNAGGVATSGLEMAQNATLLKWPRAEVDERLRVIMRGIHETCVAYGRDDSGRIDYQRGANVAGFALVADAMLAQGVT is encoded by the coding sequence ATGGCGCACGATACTGGTCAGAGTCACTGGGAGCCTGCCGTGCGCAACAACGAACTTTCTGCCTTTCTGGAGCATGTCCGGCATCGCGACCCCGATCAGCCCGAGTTCCTGCAGGCTGTCGAAGAGGTCATGAGCAGCATCTGGCCCTTCATCGACGCCAACCCGCGGTATGCCGAGAACGGCCTGCTGGAGCGCATCGTGGAGCCCGAGCGCATCATCCAGTTCCGCATCGCCTGGTGCGACGACAGTGGCTGCACACAGGTCAACCGGGGCTGGCGCGTGCAGCACAGCTCGGCCATCGGCCCCTTCAAGGGCGGCATGCGCTTCCACCCGCAGGTGACGCTGTCGGTGCTCAAGTTCCTGGCCTTCGAGCAGACATTCAAAAACGCGCTGACAACCATCCCCATCGGCGGCGCCAAGGGCGGCGCCGATTTCGACCCCAAGGGCAAGAGCCCGGCCGAGATCATGCGTTTCTGCCAGACCCTGGCCATCGAACTGCACCGCCACCTTGGACCGCAAACCGATATCCCTGCCGGCGACATCGGGGTGGGCGCGCGCGAAGTGGGCTACATGGCCGGCATGATCAAGAAGCTGCGCAACGACGCTTCGGCCTTCTTCACCGGCAAGCACCCGTCCCACGGCGGCAGCCTGATGCGCCCGGAGGCCACAGGCTACGGCCTGGTCTATTTCGTGGAGGAAATGCTTGAGCAACACAACCGCTCGCTGGAAGGCCAGCGCGTACTGATCTCAGGCGCCGGCAATGTCGCGCTTCACGCTGCCGAGAAGGTCATGCAGCTGGGTGGCCGCGTCGTCACGCTGTCGGATTCCGGCGGCACGCTGGTCGTCGATGACGACACCGGCATCACGCCGACGATGCTGCTGGATATCCACGAACTCAAGACGCAGCGTTACGGCCGACTCGCCGACTTCGCCGAGCGGCACGGCCTGAGCTTTGAGGCGCTGCGACGGCCGTGGCATGTGCCCGGCGATGTTGCCCTGCCCTGCGCGACGCAGAACGAGCTTCAGGAGGATGACGCAGTAACGCTTGTCGACAACGGCGTCTGGCTGGTGGCCGAGGGCGCCAACATGCCAACCGACTCGGCGGCCGCGCGCCGGCTGCACGCCGCGAAGGTGCTCTACGCACCCGGCAAGGCAACCAATGCCGGCGGTGTGGCGACGTCGGGATTGGAGATGGCACAGAACGCGACCCTGCTGAAGTGGCCGCGCGCCGAGGTCGACGAACGGCTGCGCGTCATCATGCGCGGCATTCACGAGACCTGCGTTGCCTATGGCCGCGACGACAGTGGCCGCATCGACTATCAGCGCGGCGCCAATGTGGCGGGCTTTGCGCTGGTTGCGGACGCCATGCTCGCCCAGGGCGTGACTTAG
- a CDS encoding YbhB/YbcL family Raf kinase inhibitor-like protein has translation MRLSSPAFNDGEQIPERYTAPDANELPPLRIESVPETAASLALLLEDIDSPLGTVTHWLVWNLPPETEHIANDALPESCCVGLDTFGEHGYLGPAPAEGRHHYRFRLLALDRMLDLADGAKRPDFETAAADHLLQEAELTGFREAKQGTPDA, from the coding sequence ATGCGTCTGAGCAGTCCAGCCTTCAACGACGGCGAACAGATCCCGGAGCGCTACACCGCGCCGGACGCCAACGAATTGCCACCCCTGCGTATCGAGAGCGTGCCGGAGACCGCCGCCAGCCTTGCCCTGCTGCTGGAAGACATCGATTCCCCGCTCGGCACCGTGACCCACTGGCTGGTCTGGAATCTTCCACCGGAAACCGAACACATCGCCAACGACGCGCTTCCGGAGAGCTGTTGCGTGGGGCTGGATACTTTCGGCGAACACGGATACCTAGGGCCGGCACCGGCCGAAGGTCGCCACCACTACCGCTTTCGCCTGCTCGCCCTGGACCGCATGCTCGATCTCGCGGACGGCGCCAAGCGCCCCGACTTCGAAACGGCCGCAGCGGACCACCTGCTGCAGGAAGCCGAGCTGACCGGCTTCCGGGAGGCTAAGCAGGGCACCCCCGACGCATGA
- the styB gene encoding styrene monooxygenase NADH-dependent flavin reductase subunit StyB: MANDAESGTQVAATAPAANFRSAMSQFPTGVTVVSCEDGEGVHGMTCNSFTSISLDPASILVSLKPGRTHHLVASRGRFGVSILNESHEPLAKDFCGARAGEAQSNFVTRRLVPTLRDALAWFECRLIRQVEVHDHTLFVARVEACGSIAGGPLVFFGGSFYRPTAFGGGLDERAGTQGATPRLSSHRPGLSEA, encoded by the coding sequence ATGGCGAATGATGCGGAATCAGGAACCCAAGTTGCAGCTACTGCACCCGCGGCAAACTTTCGAAGTGCGATGTCGCAGTTCCCCACCGGCGTAACCGTCGTGAGCTGTGAGGACGGTGAAGGGGTGCACGGGATGACTTGCAACAGCTTCACGTCGATCAGTCTCGATCCTGCCTCGATTCTCGTCTCGCTCAAGCCGGGCAGGACGCATCACCTAGTAGCGTCACGAGGGAGATTCGGTGTAAGCATCCTGAATGAATCGCATGAGCCTCTTGCGAAAGATTTTTGCGGGGCGCGGGCGGGCGAGGCGCAGTCCAATTTCGTAACGCGGCGTTTGGTCCCCACCTTGCGCGATGCGCTGGCCTGGTTCGAATGTCGTCTGATCCGTCAGGTTGAAGTGCACGACCACACGCTTTTCGTCGCTCGGGTGGAAGCCTGCGGAAGCATCGCGGGTGGCCCGCTGGTGTTCTTCGGCGGGAGCTTCTACCGGCCAACCGCGTTCGGTGGCGGCCTGGATGAACGGGCCGGCACGCAAGGCGCTACGCCTCGCCTCTCGTCACACCGCCCGGGGCTCTCAGAAGCATAA